A window of the Lactobacillus amylovorus DSM 20531 genome harbors these coding sequences:
- a CDS encoding GntR family transcriptional regulator, whose product MTKVKYQEIEEILRQRIISGHYKIGDLIPKEMDLVKKYNVSRPTISHAVQDLVNQGYLERRKHVGTIVKQTKISQEFTQVLQSYNSEMTEKGLTAQTQVLFFKKVLASEEVAQALDLKEKEQVYKLTRLRSVDQNPLVVVTTYLSADKLVDFAKIDFTKQSLYQELEQRGLPIVHVKRKLEVKSADGMTADLLNIKEKDPVFYFHTYGYSKNELPLEYSIATYRGDENYFMIDLKK is encoded by the coding sequence ATGACTAAAGTAAAGTATCAAGAGATCGAAGAAATTCTGCGGCAAAGAATTATTAGTGGACATTATAAGATAGGCGATCTAATTCCTAAAGAGATGGATCTGGTTAAGAAGTACAATGTCTCACGTCCGACGATTAGCCATGCCGTTCAGGATTTGGTCAATCAAGGTTATCTGGAACGGCGCAAGCATGTAGGGACGATCGTTAAGCAGACCAAGATTAGCCAGGAATTTACGCAGGTTTTACAAAGCTATAATAGCGAAATGACGGAGAAAGGTTTGACCGCACAGACGCAGGTATTGTTTTTTAAGAAGGTTCTTGCTTCAGAAGAAGTAGCACAGGCTTTGGATTTAAAAGAAAAAGAGCAGGTTTATAAATTAACGCGATTACGTTCCGTTGATCAGAATCCGCTTGTTGTAGTTACAACGTATTTGTCAGCAGATAAGCTCGTAGATTTTGCAAAGATAGATTTTACTAAGCAGTCTCTTTATCAAGAATTAGAGCAAAGAGGATTACCGATTGTTCACGTTAAACGTAAACTAGAAGTAAAATCTGCAGATGGAATGACGGCGGATTTGTTAAATATTAAGGAAAAAGATCCGGTGTTTTACTTTCATACTTATGGCTATTCAAAAAATGAATTGCCATTGGAATATTCGATTGCTACTTATCGTGGGGATGAGAACTACTTTATGATTGATTTGAAGAAATAG